The DNA segment TTGCCAAACTGGTTTCCCCTTAATTAATAACTTCATTTAGAGCATACATTTGGCTTTGTGAAAGATTGTTTCAGATTTTCTACATGTATATGCATTATTCAAGTTTTAGTATCAGGTCTTAGCAATGTTGATGTTAAATATCTATATTTCTGAATAAGAGAAAAATTGAAAGATTGAGTGAGGAGTTATATAGTTAAGAAAATAAATGCCCAACTTCAAATGTTGCTGTTATTTTGATATGAAAAATATTGATAGACCTGCAATTCTGCCATATCATATAGCAGAGACACATCAATATTATCAGCTAGAAAGGATGCTGTTATAATATAAAAGATGTTAGAAATACAAGGGACGTTATTCAAATTGCATTCCATGCATACTTTTATGAATGTAAATTACAATGTTTCCTGTGGAGTTTATTTTGAAGTAGATATTGATAATCAGATGAAAAACTGTTGAAGAGCATATTCTCTGAGTTAAACTTTAAAGCATTTGATAgtgataaataaaatgaaaagaatgtCTTATATGAAAAAAAAGGATGAATAGTAAATTTGGTCAAATATGATTCTCTAAGTTTTTACAGACAATTACTCCTAATATTACTGAGTGACTGTAACAATGTACTTTAATTAATattcaattaattcaattaaAATGGAATACTTACTTCTCTCAACAGTTTAATGAATATTATGAGTAATTATTTTGCTCAATTAAATATATAtcatttgaattatttataagcaTCCCTTCTTTGAAAAACATCATCAAATGCCATTTTTGTTAAAACTTTGTTTGCTCCATCCATGCATTTCTATTTAAATAAAGATTGATGgcaagcattttatttttaaaaaaattctgataaTGGCTATGTTCAACAGTGTCTTTTTAAGTCTGATTTTTAAGGATGCCCAAAATCTATCTTTTACTTTTTATTCTAAAATGATGGCTCTTTATCCTGAAAGATTCTACATAGCCTTCCTGCTCTTATTAACATAATATACATTTTCACTTTGAATGAATTCTTTTATCAGCGtgtgcatcttttttttataaagtctCACAGCAGTATATAATGCTTGTCATATTTCATCCCATTGTGAATCTTGAAATAAGACACTTTTTCTTGAAAAATTAGTGCAAATGCAGCTACAACGCATCACCATTTGCATGAATATTCTATGAAACAAAAAgagagagcaaattttaaaggtatTTCCCTATCATTTAAAAAACATCCTAGCAGCTTTTGTAGAAGAGGTACACACATATGTACAGCTCTATTCATATTCATAGGTCAATTTATTCACCACAGATTACTCTCTTTATTAGGACTAGCTAAAATGTCCTGAAATAATGTCACATTTTCTGAATTCTGTCAGGCTGAAGGTTCAGCTCAGCGAGACAACTGCTGGCTAAATGTATATATAGAATCATAGTACCAGGAAAGAAGTGAGAAGAACTAAAGGACAGACATGAGAAGCAAATTGAAGTGGTTTTGATTTTGGATTTTGAAACTCAAACATAACAGTACTTGCTGATTTGATGTGGTTGATCCATGCAAAGAAAGTAGGTAGATCTTTGAGAAACCTAAAGTAGGAAAGGATCTTCCTGGTAGCAGAAAATTCACTCTAAGTAAGGCATAGCATGTACTAATGCACAATTATGATACATGAATCATGCAGATCCACAATCCTGTGTAAAAGAATTTTAATATGTAAATCTTAATAATGTTGAGAATTGgtttgcttatttttttcctgaagtatGACTTTGTGAGGAGCTATTGCCTCACCTTTGGTCAGTTGAAATAGATGAGAGCTAGTCAATTAtttagaaagtgtgtgtgtgtgtgtgtgtgtgtgtgtgtgtgtgtgtgcgcgcgccccCAAATGGTTTTGTTTCTCAGAGGCATTCCATTTATATTTCATCAAAGTAACCAATTAAAGCTCAGCACAATGGTAGTAATTAAACAAATCAATAATTgcttaagtcttttttttctaaagaataTATATTACCAAACTTGGAGACAGTGGCAGATGGAACTCAATTACTCAATGGGTTATTTTGAGTGATTATCTGGACCCAAGGGACTCAATATCAATATAGTTGAAGCCAACCTCACTATCATCCTCTTCGATAAGATCCCAAAACCAAGTAAGCCTTATGTTATGACAGCAACAAGTTGATTAATGTCATACTAGCTTTTGCATTGAAAGGACCAAATCTATAGCCTTATAACCGTTATAGCCATCCCAACGTAGCCTAACTGTTAGCTATACCATTCTTTGGACCAAGCTGGGTACTTGAACTGTCAGAAACACAGTTTGTCCAGATTTTGAAATAAAGCTCAGTGTTATAATGTCTGCCATCTTAATGTTTAAAGTGTGAATAAGGATTAAAAAAACTCAACCCAAGTAAAGTAATCCTCTGAATGCACAGGAATGACTGATTGCGTAGAAAAGCCTTGGTTGGTGGATGATTGACATGGCTTTTTGgaactccctttttttttttcctaatgtagCTACTGAGCCTAACAAACCCTACTGCAGAAGAAGGAAACTGAGGCAAATAACTCAATTCACACATTAAAAAGCAATCTGTTAGGCTTTCGTTTGTCTGTAAAATTGGCAATATATTGTTCAGAAAGCAAACTAGACAATTAGATGTAACATCATTAGCACAAATTAGGTATAATTTCATTAGTGCAAAGGTCGATACTGAAGccgttttaaattaaaaaagcaacaaaaggCTCAGAGCTTTCTTTAATTGATAAAGAATAGGCAAAACCAcaaaggaagattaaaaaaaaaccttgcaagaaaataataaaaagaaatgcatTCTTAGATTATTATCCATAGCTAAATGTTCTTCAAAGAATacaaaaaaatcataataaaaaaatcaaatctacaATCGTTTTAAAAAGGGAAACTCTAAAATAAACAGAAACAGGATCTATTTCCATTTTCAGATAACTAAATATTCAGATAACTAAAAATATAAGAATCACCCTGACCTTCCCAGCTTTTACAAATCCTTTTTCTCTGGTTGTTATTGGCTTTTAAAAGCAATCACATTTCTGGCTCTGTGCATGAGCTGAAGGATACTTGACTGACAAACTTAATTGGATTACAACGGTATCCATATACTACTCATATTCTTTTCTAGATGGTGTGAATAGGGCCGAAAGATGGGAAGGCAGAATAGCTTTATTTACAGTATATGTAATGTTTGGAGGTTACTGGTGCTCCTGATCAACTGTCCTTCCAAATATTGGTCTTCTGGAAATAATTGTTCTTGGTGACTAtagataactatatatatatgcaaattcACTAATGTGCATTCACAGATTGGCTTTTAATTAGTTGGACAGGCCTTGTTTGTAAGGTGCTGCAGTGTGTAAAGTAGGTGACAGCAGCAGAAACTTTAGAATTTATTGGATGATTTGTGTTTAGGAAGAAACAAGCAGTATCCTTATGTGGGGACTGTCATTTGGGGAAGATTACCCAAAGAATGGAGCCTTTTTCTATTTgaatatatttcctttttaaagattTCCCTCAAAGAAGTcttataaaatattattgaatTTGTATGCTATCCAACTTCCAATGATTTTGCCATTTACTACAAAGTTAGAATGCCTTTCTTCATTaccagacagaataacagagttggaaggaactttggagatcttttagtccaatcttctactcaagcaggagaccctatataccatttcagataagtggttgcccaatctcttcttaaaaacctccagttgtgcagcatctacaacttctgaagctgttccactaattaattgttctgtcaggaaatttctcattatttctagattgattctctctttgattagtttccatccactgcttcttgtaagGATGATACAATCAATTGCTACTTTAAAAATGCTcctgtgcagaggtgggtttcaggaggttctgactagTTCCGGAGaatcgatagcagaaattttgagcagttcagagaatcggtagtaaaaattctgactggtcccatcctcgtctattctctgcctcccaagtcccagctgattgggaggaaatggggattttgcagtaaccttcccttggactggggagggaatagagattttacagtacctttcccccagagaggggtgggaatggagattttgcagtaaccttccactggagtgggatgggaatggagattttacagtatccttcctctgccatgcccaccaagccatgcccaccaagccatgccacacccaccaagccacacccacagaactggtagtaaaaatttttgaaacccaccactgtcctgatTAATTTGCCTTACAAATGGGTCTTACCCTGAAAATATAGACATCCTAACTACAGTACTTGGGAATGCATAGTACTACAGCCGAGGACTTGGCTTTTAAATATaattgaagaaagaaaataaaaaggtaaatTATTTTTGATCTATTTATCCAAAGTCCAAAAGACATAGAACTTAACAAAATTTTGCTAAGAATATTGGAATATATTAACAGTCACACAATCCCACATATAGTGGaatatttttaatgataattTCCATacatagattatagatagatacatgcacacacagaaaTTTACTTAATTCACATGCCATTCACAATTAAAGAGTATACGCCGATTTTGGGTAAGAAGAATAGATGACCAGAATACAAATTCCAATAAAAATTCTTCAAAGAAAGTCTATATTTTCTACTTATTTATTATGTAGAATCTTGGGGCTCAATTCATGTCTAGAATTTAACGCTATATTCTATATTATTGTATAAATTAAATCATATTCTTGGGCAGCCGGCAAGAATGATGAAATGAATTGTACCGACTCAGTCTTTGATACTGATACTGATTTAGTCTTTGATATCTATTAAGACatagattttttatatatattctagTACTTAACAAACAGTTGCGAAATGACAGTAATGTGTAGAGTGCTAATGGATACAGATTGTCTTGTGCCGGCTATCGAGGACAGAAAATGGAACTTTGGTGACATTTTTAAGAGAGAAAACAAATCCAAGGGCACTGTGTTCTGAGTGGAGAAGGACACTCACTACAAAAAAACTAAATAATTTGGTAAAAATAAACAAGGTAAAGTTTTATGCAGAAAAACATGGGTGAAAAAGATGAAGGTATTTTTACTTATGTTCACATTTCTTGTAAATAACTGAATGAAGCTGCTTGAAAAGAATCTCCTAAGAAAGCATTTACTTTTAATGAAAGGCTTTAGATTCACAAATTGAGATAGGTTACAATACAGAGCATGGACTGAAAGGAAAGTGCAGAATACAACTGATACTATAAAATCAGATTAAtggaatagcaataacaataacttTTTTCTACCTCTTTGGCTGCGAGATCAGTTGTGGAgagagttttgttttatttagttttgttGTTTTGACATTGCAACcaaacagaaatgaaaaagacGATACCATTATGCAGCAAAACTTTTATGTGTTTTGTTTCTGTATGCTACAACGACATAATTCCTACAAATTTTCAGCCAAAATAACACCCTTAGTTTTCAGCTAACAACTGACATTTGGTTGCATTTTTTGAACTGGGGCTGATTTCTTTGCTTGCTGGTGAAAAGAGAGTtacaaatctgatttttttttcctaaaaaaaataaaaaacaaaatgctttcatGCTTTTTAGCTTGGTTtgttctgtctctgtttctctctctaccCAACATACCTTACCGGATTGCCCAGCATATGATGGGAGGGAAAgcatcaggggtaaaatccagaaggttctgacaagttctggagaaccggtagcggaaattttgagtagttcagagaactggcaaataccacctctggctggccccagagtagggtgggaatggagatttttcagtatccttcccctgccatgcccaccaagccagggccacagaactggtagtaaaataatttggatttcaccactggaaagcaTACATGCAGCTCTGGAGAAGAAAAGCACATTAAAAGTATAACAACAAATATCCAGACTTGGAGTTACATTATCCTGTAGTGTAATTTACTATATGCCTGGCTAGGTTGAGGTTTGGCCTCCGCCAAAATGAagtgaagaaaggaaaggaacaacATAAAAGGGACAAGATAGACCCTTTCCCATCAATCCCACCGGATACTTGAATGGTGCTGATTCCAGGCAGGGGAAAGGGCAGCGTTTCCTGgaggagggagtggggggggttgAGAGATAGTAGAGACCCGGGTTTTACACACTGAACATGGGTGTAGGAAACGCGGGAATCCGACCTGGCCCTGATTTGGCTGTCAGAGTTCACCCTACGTCAAGCAAGCTGAGGGAGGAGCGTGATATtgggaaaaaggaggagaggagaaaaaaaaggagcgAGGGTGCCAGTCAACACACGCTGGCTGCCGCTGGACAGTCGCTGCATCAGTGCCCCGGCTAAGCTCCGCGTTCAGCTGCCGGGAGCCAGGAAAGTAGGGAAAGGAAAGCACCCCAAAGCGGGTCGCTTTGGGGAACCTCGGGAATTTGAGCCGGGCTGCGTCCAAGGGCTGGCAGTcgttcccagaaaaaaaaaaaagggtagaaAAAGAAAGTCTTTCCACGTTCAGCCCGGCTTGGTTGTGGGAAGTTGCCCATTGCTCTAAGGGAGCAAAGCAGGGCGGGGACGGACTGAAACGACGGGCAAGCGTGGTCGTGGGGAAGCAACAGCCTTGGGCGCGCGCGGAGCTTTCTTTGAAAAGCCAGAAGCAGCGCCGGCTCgtgtctcccttcccctcctcggaGCTGCTACTTAGTAGGCGGGGGGGAGCAGGGGCGGGTGCGAGAAGAGGACAGAGGGCTCAGCCTCTGGAGTCTCCACGCGGAGTTAGCGAGGGAAAGCGGAGAGCTTGGCCGGGGCATCCTTCCGAGAGGATTTCGGCGGGAGAGCCACGCGAGACCTGTCGCCTTCCGAGTTTGCTTCTTACCCCCCATCCCAAGACGGCGCAGCAGAAGCATGGCAGCGGAAGCCTCTGCCGTTCCCAGCGACCGGAATCAGACCTGGGATTCGCCCTGGCTGGACTTCAATGCCTCCAGGTCCTCCCTCCATCAGTCCTCAGAGAAAGAGCAAGCCAGCTTCCTCTCTGAGATCGGCGTCGAGAATTTCATCACCCTGATTGCCTTCGGCCTCATTTTCACCCTGGGCGTGATGGGCAATTCCCTGGTCATCACGGTGCTGGCCAGGAGCAAGCCGGGCAAACCCCGCAGCACCACCAACATTTTTGTGCTCAACTTGAGCATCGCTGACTTGGCTTATTTACTCTTCTGCATTCCTTTCCAGTCTACCGTGTACATGTTGCCCAATTGGTCTCTGGGTACCTTCATCTGCAAGTTCATCCACTACTTCTTCACCGTCTCCATGTTGGTCAGCATATTTACCCTGTCGGCTATGTCGGTGGACCGCTACGTGGCCATTGTGCATTCCCGGCGCTCCTCATCCGTGCGAGTGTCCCGTAACGCgctgttgggggtaggggtcatCTGGCTTCTCTCTATTGCCATGGCTTCCCCTGTGGCTCACCACCAGCACATTGTCCATGAAAAATTCCTCAACCAGACCTTTTGTTGGGAAGTCTGGCCCAATCTCCAGCACAAGAAAGTGTATGTCTTGTGTACCTTCATCTTTGGCTATTTGCTACCTCTGCTGCTCATCTCCTTTTGCTATGCCAAGGTAAGTGAGGTTGATAAGGACAGAGGTTCTGCCCAATAAATGCATGAGACAGCCTCTCCCAGGATCCTGGAAACTTGATGCAGCAAAAATACACAGTAATTTATCCAGTGTCTAAACATAGTGATAATATGGAAATATGCAACTTGTATCTTACCTCTAATGGTGCTTCTTGCTATTTCTTTCATGTGTTGTAACGTAACGCTAAAGCAAATAACAAACACTTGAGTGAATAGTTGAGAGAGGATTGTTCGAGGTTCTGTTCAATGTATAAACTGCACTTTCTAGTGCTGTTCAATTCCAACACATAATCTTATGCAGGATTATTATATATTGAACAACAGTGACTAGGGTTAAAGTTACATTTGGGGATATTCTGTTGAGCACACAACACTTCAGATGTATAGATGCTTAAGGAAGTTATAGACGAAGTATTTTGGAGGATATTTTGGAGCAGGAGATTTCAAGTTTTGTAGCACTCTGATCCCTCAAATGATAAATGAATTTATGTCAGGTTctcctttaaaaattaaaactaatggATTTTGTTAGAATAAGGTTTGAAAAAGAAATCAATATAGCACTTAATAATTAACTGTTAATCTATATATCAGGGAGGTTATTCAACTTCATAGTATTATAGCTGCCCATCAAAGGAAGAAACAGAGCCCAGAGCAAGTTTTGCATTTTCTCCTCTGCCTGTATTTGGTTAATTAGGgttgtttgctttttttgtttgtttgattgcctCCTTTAAATTGCTCGTGAACTCATGTTTTTCTGAATCGCCTATTAAGAGCTGACAAAAATTAAGGGTTCTTGAAATATATCTCAGAATTTCCATCAGTGgctaaatgaatgaaatattgaCTGAGCTTTGAATAAACTATTACCATCAAGGGAAATTTTCTGTTACGTTTGGTAAAGTATGAATTGTGACAAAAAGCTAGCAGATCTATTCTGCTGGCTTTCTGGGTGTCACAATTAATATCATGACTTTCGGTTAAAAATCTGCTATTGATTTTAGTCTTTAGGATAGGAGACAGTCTGCTGATGAACTCATTTGTATATCTGGAGAGAGAGAATTAACAGAAATCCTGAGAACTCAAGGGACTGAATCCTTATATTCTGATTCACTTTCACTGAATTTTGAATCTGATTCCCTTGAATATGGAACAGTTCACACAGTTCTTTCTCTAAAGTTAGTACTTGTTGCTGGCATGCAAATAAATTATCACCTACTTGAAACCAACACAGCTTATAATATTGATCATTTATCTTTGAAGCAATAGACTAAACTTGAAAGGATGCATAGAATATAACTTATCTCGGAACAAAGTTTCTTTCAACCACGTAATGAAAAATCTGCTAATTTCAGAATAGTAGAAGTTTCACTTGAGAATCTCTGTAAATCCAAGTTttccaataaaacaaaaaaagttaaatactATGCACTTGTTCTGATTTACCATCTGCATTAAACAGAAAAAATAGCtggaaagctgaaataaaaaaaaaccccaggagaATATTCCATTTTAAACACCAGAAATACCAGAACAATCTTTTTTGGGGAGGATAAGGAAGGGACTATACCCATGCACATCTTTTTAATGGAGAATTAAGCAATGGGTCACTTCTGCTGACCTATCTACAGTTTTATTTATATAGCAGGAAGTTTATACTGTTAGCATTTAGCGTAAAAGTCTGCAAAGCTTTCCTTATATAGCTGCCTGCCTTATGTGTGGATAGTAGAAAGTATGGCTAATGGTACCATGCTGGGATGTTGCCTAGATCCTTTCAAGATACATGTATGGGGAATGCTTGAATGGAACAAAATCCTGTTCTATATCCTGCTTCTGGAGACATATCTGTACTTAAGTAATGGTCAAGGAGATGAAACTGCTGGTACCAGGTGTGTAACATCTGAGTGGAAATTCCATGCACATACCTTTATGTATTGGGTTCTTGGTATTCTCTAAGCTTGACTGGAAAATAATCACGTTTTAAGAACACCAACttggagctacatatattctttaGTATTGGATACCTTTACATGCTAGAATTAAAAGAGGATTATCTGATTGGCAAAGCACAAACCGATACTTGTTGACTCGATTTGTAACCAGTACAGTCTCTTGACAGTCTTTGGCCACTATTTTCAACTTACTATATGTATCAATGCTAGGGATATCATTCATAATAGGAGAAAATGATTTGAatattatatatttcccttttaagCTCTCCTATTAAAACCAAGCCCTAACTTTCTTCTCAGCAAATGAGAAGTCTTGTGAAAGATCAACACAACAGctatctatttttaaataatattaatactacTTGCAATATCATGGAATGGAATTCTCCAGCAATACTGCTTGTTTTGCCTATTCTCTTTTTACTTGCTGGCACAGGATAGCCTCAAGTTCCACTGTTCCAATTACGCAATTGTACAATTATGCACATATTTGGCTACAAAAAATTTTCTTCAGCGTCCATGATTTGATGTAGCTGTAGCTGTTTGTGAAGTAATTGAAGTGGGGTGGGTGAGAAATGCTGACTTCTGTTTTCTCCATTTTAACATCTGGaattgttactttttaaaaaaaagttcattaaaATAACATCGTTTTTAAAAATCTAGGAAAAGAACCAGATATAAATGTGcgtaaaagaattttttatttttgctatttcCCCAGAAGCAAAAGGAGCTATATACTTAGtaattatttattctattccattcaaccCATGAAATATCTCATAAGaaattactttgtatatttaggtCTTATCTTTTTAGAGTTAAATATGGAACTTTTTTAATCTTTACCATTAGGAAAAGCATAAAGTAGATACTGGTGAATGGAACTAGAGTAGCAGAATTTCTCCACTTTCGCTTAATTCCCTCATTACTTCTAAAGATGATGTCCTGTGATTTTGGTTGGTTGCCATCTCTAAGTGTTTTCTTCCAACCTATCACAGGCAGTGTCATTAGAAGAGAGAACTGAAGTCGCCGTCTTCTGTTGGAACTGATATCTTCATTAGTGCACTTGAGCTTCCAGTAAGGTATCAAAAGGTGAACAGGCAGGATATGGGACATAactatttaaattttattagtttgCATAGTAAATTTATCATGAAAACTAATAAGAGTAGAAATGCAACATTAAATGATTAACAAGCCATAAAATGAACAAGCTTAGctagtgaggaaaaaaaaaaggagaaggaaggagatgatctGGAAATTGTAACAAACAGAATTTCAGTCAACAATCACATTGTCATTCATTTCTCcctttgtaaaaaagaaaaggaaaaaaaaagaatttcaaattttaacaAACAATACATATCAACACCCATACTGCCAATCAGGTAAAAAGCTATATTTTCAGATTTCTATAATAATCCTTGGCCTGAAAGTTTGCAATTGTAGATTATGTTGATAAATTGCATGTACATGCAATTTATCAACCTAAATTGCATGTTATGCAAAAATATGCAATCTCAATGCAAAGCAGTTGATCTAGGATCAGAAACCAATAATCCAACTAACCTCAGCCCTCAATGCAACAATAATAGAAAATGACCAAATCTCATAGGCCACTGTTCCAATTTCAGGATAATATTTCTAACAGCAGGGTAATTGCCACCACTCTATTAAATAAGTGTCCAGTATAtatgaaaaaaacttttaattgtATTAAGCTTATTTTGAAGTCAAAGGAAACTGATTTCATGTTGTGTATTGATTTTCTACTTGTCCTGCTAAATTTGTTATAAAATGAATAGTTAATATTAATTTCTTCAGTTTCCCAGAAGGAATGGTTTAAGAAGTAGAAATAATTCCTCCAGAATATTTCTCTACCATGGAGGTAGAGTAACATTTGTGTGTAAACCAAGATGCgctttattgtttttgttttgttttatttattttgtcacaacagtatacacaaacataatatgtgagcaaaagtatgcaacaactatattaatctgatataatgaaagggaacaataggacaggaatggtaggcacttttgtgctcttatgcacgccccttatagacctcttaggaatggggtgaggtcagtagtagacagtttttgattgaagtttttgggattttgagaagagaccacagagtcaggtagtgcattccaagcgttaaccactctgttacagaagtcatattttctgcaatcaagactgaagcagttaacattaagtttgaatctattgtttgctcttgtaatattgcgattgaagctgaagtagtctttaacaggaaggacattgcaatagatgattctgtgtgttaaacacaggtcttgttggagttggcggagttctaagttttctaatcccaggatttcaagtctggtggtataaggtattttgttgtattcagaggagcggagaactcttcttgtaaaatatttctggatgcattcaattgtattaatgtcagagatgtggtatgggttccagacaggtgagctgtattcaagaataggtctagcaaatgttttgtatgctcttgtcagtagtgtagagtttttggaaaagaagctgcgtaaaattaggtttacaactcttagagcattttttgctatgtagttgcagtgggctttggcacttagatcatttgatatgaaaactccaaggtctttaacagggtgggggtcatctgtaaggtaatgattTAGCTTTAGCTGAATATGTAGCCCAGAGCTAAATCAAACTAATTTGTCCATTCTACAGAAGTTTTAAATCCAAATTTCTGCAGAATTAAATTGACCCAAAGAAATTACATTATGAGAGGAATAGGTTATTCACTGCTGTCTCAACACCTGATTTAACCACTACTTTTAAACTGGGATTATAATATATGCTTATCTTGAGTAAACACATAAAGTATTGggtaaaatattttcatatatacctttgttgttagttgcaaagttgtgtctgacccatcgtgaccccatggacaatgttcctccagatcttcctgttctctaccatcccctggagtccatttaagctcttgctgactgcttcagtgactccaaggATATATACTTTATAGAGTCATTGAAATAAATTCCACAGAAATTAGTTATAATCGTAGTAAATGTGGTTTACTGGCCTGGGATAgagttaaataatatttaaataaaatggaatgaatggactagaatagaatagaatagaatagaatagaatagaatagaatagaatagaatagaatagaataagctctcagtgtatatacaagcaacaaaattataaatcataaatcatatgaTACAATCATAATTTATAAGATACAACCATAAGATGGTTCATAAGATACAAAATGATAGTCGTAGTAGGAGTGGCTAATAGGAAAGattagaagaataatagtaatacacctGTTTTCGAATATACCattcaaaagataaaataaaaaagctaatAACGTGACCAAAATATTAGAACACTCCAGCATCCAATATCCAGATAGGCAAGGATTAATACAAGACAAATTATCAGAAAACAATACTTTAATCTCTAATTACCACTGCCAACACTGGTAGAACAAGGTACTGTCTATAAATGGAGAGCAAGTCCCCACactcactagcattgatgatgttacctagctgggtaatgaaacgtatgCAAgcaaatagcagtattccagtatttgaaaagctgccataaagaggagggggtcagtttattttccaaatcacaaaagggcaggacaagaaacaatggaggaattaaggaattaagaag comes from the Ahaetulla prasina isolate Xishuangbanna chromosome 3, ASM2864084v1, whole genome shotgun sequence genome and includes:
- the GALR1 gene encoding galanin receptor type 1, whose protein sequence is MAAEASAVPSDRNQTWDSPWLDFNASRSSLHQSSEKEQASFLSEIGVENFITLIAFGLIFTLGVMGNSLVITVLARSKPGKPRSTTNIFVLNLSIADLAYLLFCIPFQSTVYMLPNWSLGTFICKFIHYFFTVSMLVSIFTLSAMSVDRYVAIVHSRRSSSVRVSRNALLGVGVIWLLSIAMASPVAHHQHIVHEKFLNQTFCWEVWPNLQHKKVYVLCTFIFGYLLPLLLISFCYAKVLNHLHKKLRNISKKSEASKKKTAQTVLVVVVVFGVSWLPHHIVHLWAEFGDFPLTQASFFFRITAHCLAYSNSSVNPIIYAFLSENFRKAYKQVFECQIGHNSPLNDVKDNKSNIETPPFTNSTHV